Genomic window (Geotrypetes seraphini chromosome 6, aGeoSer1.1, whole genome shotgun sequence):
tgctgaaactgcaaatacggagggagaagtgtaggtcTCTAAAATTCAAGTTGATCATATTGAATGGAAAGAAAACATACACACAATTATTATACTCAGTGGTGTAGTtcagggcagtggcgcccctctcctgcccccctgctgcacacatgcccccccttccctgtacattacattacattacattagtgacttctattccgcctgtaccttgcagttctaagcggattacagaataagacagctggacatttccaggaagttacaatttaggggacgcttacacagtagatgcaggggaaaTTGCAGTTTAGGGGACGTTAAATAGTAGATGCAAAGGGGAGAAattgaggaagggaggagaattgaggattactagaagggaagaagtagtttagggttggttacttgatagggtcattggggagatattagtagagaggtaggaggtcagctggaaatttgcatggaggggggaggatgcaAGGGGGGGATAAGAAGGCTGTATAgtctttttgaatagcagagttttgatttcctttcagaatgatttaaagtcacttgtagttgtcaacaggttggagatggaggggtccAGCTTCGCTGCCAGCGTcactaggaggccgtcgtacatcttcttgcgctgagttcccttgagtggtgggtaggagaataggaTCTGGGTTCTTCTTAGTCTGGGACGGGTGTGCGGTTGCAATTTAGACGgttgttgaggtaggtgggtgcagttccgtttattgctttgaataatagtaaCTTCGATGTAAGCAGCCACgttggctttggcgctctctctgacgtcccggaagttacattacattacattgcattagtgacttctattccgcctataccttgcagttcaaggcggattacaaaagagctgactggacatttccaatgaCGTTacaatagttttttgtttttgtttacaaaagaggtgAAAGCTGGataaattccggaagaacttgcaattggatagtaagatgactgtacatttctaggtaatataacaaataggttacacgtctcaccgcttttatccaagctccactggcttccgattatctccagagtccacttcaaatgtgcctgcctcactttcaagatcctacacggtatcctccctcccttcattcctctttcttggaactcctctaaccctaattccgccagatccacccaaaaactgaaactttcctttccctctctaaaaggcgtttcacttgtaggaaaactaggttcttccctccctttcagaatcactcagctctggaacaaccttacctcccctcttaggaatctgagctccctccaactcttccgtaaacatctgaaaacctggttattctcaaaaatgtaactcctcctccctctctggttattctagtcctctaaattttctcttcattttgcctcttccctccactggaattcctttctaccctaactcttgttaaccgtgtcgagctttatgaatgtagagatgatgcggtatacaaacctaaggtttagattaaattagttaggttacaaataagattacattacatttcagggatctgtattcttggttggtgttttgaggaggaagagattacctaagtggaggctttgggaggggaattaacctgggaggagggggaaggggggggtttaagatatctggataaattttttgaaaagcagggttttgatttcttttcgaaatgttttgaggtcgcccgttgccgtcagcaggttggaaatgggagtggttaagttttgctgcttggagAGAGTGCCAAAGCCGACGCGgacaagttggtggctgctcgcaccAAAGTTAAAAGATAAGGGGCATGCGTGTGGcaggggaggaggggtgccattGCCCCGAGCACGTCGGTGCCCTGCTTGCTGGAAACTTGTAATCCTAATGGGTCTGGACTAAGACCTTAGAGACGTGTGACCCAGAACGAGAGCTAATTTCTTTCTTTACCAGAGGGGGGAGGTTGATGTATCCAATGGCCTCCAGAGAATTTCGAGGAAGGAGAATACTGTCCAGTATGAATAAACAAGAATAGCACTGATGTCCGTGGCATGAGTAAAGCAATGGGATCTCCTCCCTagcatcctgaggacctgtttGGATCGATTACAGTTTAAGCGAATGTTAAAACCTCAATTGCAAGTAGATGCCTTCCTCTGATTCTCTGTGGAAGGGAGATGTTtaaagaggaatctgaactatgAACAATGCTCTTGATTCATTAACGACTGATGatatgtaatctaatctaatcttcagtttatatactgggtcatctcccaaaggagcttgactcggtttacagttgaTTAAGTTAGAGTAACATAAGAGCAAGCCTATGACGAGGAGGTCTAAGAATAGAGAACATGGAAATTAAAATTGtatgtaaaattatttaaaatttaatttaaaaaaattaggaTAAGTTGTTGCTGCAACACTTCAGCAGGTAGACCTTCCAAATATAGTgtaaacaaccaggtttttagaGCTTTCTGAAATTGTAAAAACTGTCCTATGAGTCTGGTGGAATCAGGAAGCCCATTCCAAATTTCAACCAGTTTGAATGCCATGGATTTGCTAAGCTTCCCAGCATGTTTAATTCCTCTaaaacagggctgcccaattccggtcctcaagatctactggcaggccaggttttcaggatatccacaatgaataggcatgagagagatttgcctgcactgccttatAGGTATGcgaatctctctcgtgcatgttcattgtggatatcctgaaaacctgacctgacagtagatctcgaggaccggaattgggcagccctgctctaaaagAAGGATATGATAGTTTATATATTGCTGTTCTTGAATAACATTCCAGcatagagggatagaaagatcaaatattccataaagggaTTTAAAGATAACACATGCGCACTTGAAATGTATCCTATAACgaactggtagccagtgaagttttctcaataatggggaaacatgatcatacgtCCTCTTTCCCAAAATAAGTTTAGCCTCTGTATTTTGTATCAGCTGCCGCCGATCTAAGATACCCTGTTTAATACCCCAATAgacagagttacaatagtccaactgagCAAGGACAGTGGACAGTACATATGTGCTGTGCCGGGAGTTGTATTATTACCTACACTAAAATATGACtttgctatcaggccgcttcagagacttttctatctcttcaatttgttttattttattatcttctttctttctttctttcatttttgatcttggaaatgtattatatgttgttattacttatttttagtttatcaggtacttttgTTAGATtgggagccttcgggacagatagggtcgtttttctcaagtacctaatttcattttagtttgatactttgtaaaccgcataagtcagtaaaatgcaggagcagtagatcaaatcttaaatcaacataagtacataagtagttgcctccgccggggcagaccagaggtccatcccgcccagcggtccgctcacgcggcggcccatcaggtatattgcctgagcagcggtccctgactaattttatacctacctctacacttatctctaaaccttccactgctcttatctgtacccctcaatccctttgtcctccaggaacctatccaggtcttccttgaaaccctgtactgtgctatttcctatcacggcctccggaaggatgttccatgtgtccaccaccctctgtgtgaaaaagaatttccttgcgtttgttctaaacctgtcccccttcaatttcatcgagtgaccccttgttcttgtggtttctttcaaattgaaaaatctgtccttgtcaaccttttcgatgcccctcaggatcttgaaggtctctatcatatctcctctgagtctccgcttttccagcttcttcagtctgtcagtgtatgtaaggttttccatacccttaatcagtttagttgctcttctctggactccctcaagcattgccatgtcctttttgaggtacggtgaccagtactggacacagtattccagatgcgggcgcaccatagcccggtacagtggcaggatgacttccttcgttctggtcgagatacccttcttaatgatacctaacatttggtttgctttcctcgaggctgtggcgcactgtgccgacgccttcaatgtcgtgtctaccatcactcccaggtctctttccagcttactgacccctaaacataaacataagaattgcctcactgggtcagaccaaaggtccatcaagcccagtagtccgtcctcacggtggccaatccaggtccctagtacttggccaaaacccaaagagtagtaacattccagcatctcaaagaatagcaagattccggaaccccattgagagcaacattccagagcagagattgtgatgtcataatgcctcagagccaacctcagcagtgatgttagaATGACttggttgtcctatacttggcacacataagagcttaagaacagccatactgggtcagacctaaggtccatctagcccagtattagcccgttctcacggtggacaatccaggtcactagtacttggccaaaacccaaagagtagtaacactgcagcatttcaaagaatagcaagattccggaaccctaatgaGAGCAACATAAGaagaagaagttgcctccactgggtcagaccagaggtccattgcgcccagcggtccactcccgcggcagcccatcaggcctatgacctgtgaagtggtccctgactattcctataacctacctctgcttctatctgtacccctcaatccccttatcctttaggaacctatctaaaccttccttgaacccctgtagcatgctctggcctatcacaacctccggaagcgcattgcatgtgtccaccactctctgggtaaaaaagaacttcctagcgtttgttctaaacctgtcccctttcaatttctccgagtgcccccttgtacttgtggttccccacagtctgataagaacataagaagttaataagaacattccagagctgagtttgtgatgtcataatgcctcattccacagtgccaacctcagcagtgatgttacaatggcttgactgtcctatgcGTGGCTCACATtatctttcattctttctatttattatttctttgatttttaatcttgtaaatgtattatatgttgtccTATACTTCActcacatgagaacataagaatagccatactggatcagaccaatggtccatcaagcccagtagcccagtggccaatcgaggtaaaacccaaggagtagtaacattccaacatctcaaagaatagcaagattccggaaccccattgagagcaacattccagagctgagattgtgatgtcatagtgccttagtccacagtgcctcagagccaacctcatcagtgatgttacaatgcctTGATTatgctatacttggctcatgtaagaacataagaataatgtccaccaagcccagtagcccattctcatggtggccaatccaggtcactagtacctggccaaaacccaaggagtagcaacattccagcatctcaaagaatagcaagattccggaaccccattgagagcaacattccagagctgagattgtgatgtcataatgcctcagtccacagggcctcagagccaacctcaaaagtgatgttacaatggcttgattgtcctatacttggctcacattatcttctttcattctttctatttattatttctttgatttttgatcttggaaatgtattatatgttattacttatttttagtttatcaggtactttagctagattgggagccttcgggacagatagggtcatttttctcaagtacctaatttcattttagtttgatacattgtaaaccttttaggtcagtaaaatgcaggagcagtaGATTAAATCTTAAATCAACATACTATATAGTTCTCTGCTATTTTTAGTGGGTTAAATGTGTGCACTGAAAGTATCGTTAAATGTTTTTCTTTGAATCTTTGTGAATGTTTTacgctgtaaaccgcttagttataggcggttaagaaattttagaaataaaaaaaatgaacggGGGTTTAGGGCACAGCAGTAGCAGTGGTGTGGGGCAGACAAAACATCTGGAGATCTTACCTGCCGCCATATATGATGTGTTTTCATCAGCTTTCCTAGGTCAGTTGTTCTTAATCCAGTCCTCAGGTTTTCCGGATATTCATAACATTCATGAGGGATGTTCACACCAAGGAGAGAGTAATAGGCActagaagaactacaattttttcgatcttgggaccccagctttggaacaagctACCAATCTATTTACGCGCTGAAACCTCTCTAGATAAATTTTAAAGCAGACTTAAAAGTTACCTGTACAAAGATGCATATGAATCTTAGattggataattttttttttcttttccctctatCAACAAACTTAGGACAAAATACTTAAATCTTACCAGATCTGTAAATAGGTTATTGATCTTCCTATTCACTTTTAGACCAAGTCTTATTTATACAATTACTTTTAGATCATATCttacctaaaaaaaaatttttttatacccTTCCTGATGCTGTTCTTCCctcaatgttttttctttttttttaacaattgtaaTTTATCCCTGCCTTCCTTATGTATCTCCAATTCACTATGGATATGATTGtatgtttattatttttaaatggttttatttGTCACCCCAAATTAtcattgttatacgcattgaaaatacttgataatgcgttcaaatcaaaatttcaataaacttgaaacttgctggcaaaatctatctcatgcctgTTCACGGTGGCATAGCGAGGGCGAGAGGCGCCTGgaatggtggcacccctccccatccactccttccccacccccttctgCTGCGTGCACCCATGCCCCTACTTCGTACCTCATTAACGTTCGCGGCGCAAGCAGCAActagtgtcggctcttcctctgacatcagttcctaggtgagggtccaggaagtgatgtcagaggaagagccgatgctgacgtgagcagcaggttgagaGTTGTTGATCACACCCTGAACATTAAAGAGGGACAGAGGAAGGGGGCGCAGAAGATGATGGGGACTGACGCCCCTATAAAGAGAGCACCCGGTGCGGACCTCCTTCCTTTCccgcccccttactatgctactgcctGTTCAATGTGGATGtttggaaacctgactggctgggtgtaccCTGAGGACGGCTTCTAGGTTGCAGTATCAtggtcaaaacgtccaagtatAGGAAAacaatctgctataataaaacctttaGCGCGCAGGCACAGTTGAAACTCCGTGCCACCATGCTTCGTGTCTCCATGTTGCCGCATGCGCAGTGGTGATTTCTCCATCAGCCTCTGTCCTCCGTCCTCATGCACATACGCGGCAATGGCTTCCTCCCTCCCACACCCCAGCCAGCCTGCGTCTCGACGAATggcaaatgtccaggcctctAGGGGTCAAGGCACCGCTGCCAGGTGCACACACAGGAAGGAGCTAAAGGTAAAAGGGAGGAGAACAGGGATCGGACATCTtgcctgagagagacagaaagccccGAGGCTGACCGGCcaagcggatgctggacaggaagcacggaagggagaagaggtactactggacaggggagaggtaaaaataagggagaagggctactgctggacagggggagcagggaaggggtgctgctgcacagggggaaataaaaggaagggagaagggctactactggacaaggggaagcagggaaggggtgcttcaggacaagggggaagtaaaaggaagggagaagggctactgctggacagggggagcagggaaggtgtgctgctggacagagaggaaataaaaggaagggagaagggctactgctggatgggggagcagggaaggggtgctgctggacaggagggaggtaaaaggaagggagaagggctactgctgggcagggggaggtaaaaggaagggagaagggctactgctggacagggggagcagggaaagagtgctgctggacagggggaggtaaaaggaagggagaaggactactgctggacggggagcagggaaggagtgctgctggacagggggaagtaaaaggaagggagaagggctactgctggataagggggaccagggaaggggtgctgcaggacagggggaagtaaaaggaagggagaagggctactgctggacagggggagcagggaaggggtgcttctggacagaggggaagtaaaaggaagggagaagggctactgctggacaggggggaggtaaaaggaagggagaagggttactgctggacgggggagcagggaaggagttctgctggacaggggagaggtaaaaggatgggagaagggctactgctggacagggggaagcagggaaggggtgctgctggacaggaggaagtaaaaggaaggaagaagggctactgctggacgggggggtgcagggaaggggtgctgcaggATAGggaggaagtaaaaggaagggagaagggctactgctggacgggggagcagggaaggggtgctgctggacagtgggagcctggaaggggtgctgctggacaggaggaagtaaaaggaaggaagaagggctactgctggacgggggggtgcagggaaggggtgctgcaggATAGGGGgggaaataaaaggaagggagaagggctactgctggacgggggagcagggaaggggtgctgctggacagtgggagcctggaaggggtgctgctggacagggggaagtaaaaggaagagaAGGGCTACTAATGGACAGAGGGGATcatggaaggggtgctgctggatgggggaagtaaaaggaagggagaagggctactgctggacagggggagcagggaaggggtgctgctgttcaggggggaagtaaaaggaagggagaagggctactgctggacagggaggagcagggaaggggtgcttctggacaggggggagagaaggaaagaaagaaagaaagaaggacagacagtgggcagggagaaagacagaaagaaagaaagacaaacggggccagggagagagaaagaaagacagacatacagaaagaaagaaatacctaagtctacacatctattctagcaccagttaatgtaacgggctaaaaaacaatttataaatAATTGAATACCTCAAACGATAAGCACGTACAAACATTTATTCTTTTTGAAATATGCTTTCTTGCCCATTAAGAATTACAGCATCAAAGCACTTCTTGGCACTGAAAATAGCTTTTCCTTCTGACTGATTATTCCATTAAAGCTGTAAAACATGTGCAATGTACTTAAAAATAGCTGGCTCCATTTCGCTTTCCccttgaaagaaataaaaatctgtttttcagCGACTCTTCATGGAACTTTATTATTATGCCATTATTCCTATCACTCCTCCAAGTAATAAGTTACAAACATAGTTTTAATGCATAAACAAGCACATTTTTTTccatattttatgttacacttgaattttaaaaatttttttaaagtttacttTCTTGGAAAAAAGGCAGCCAGCCGTTGCTTTTTGATCGGAAGGATATGAATCTCCTGTGAGTTCATTTTCTTTAATTTTACACTCCTGCTTTTAATGGGTTTTCTAAGCACGTCACCGTTTTCCCTAGATTCTGGTTGGCTCTTTGCGTCGTAACGCTGCAGCACAGAATCCGGGGGCAGGTCCCTCTTGAAGGAAAAGTTTTTGGTCGATACCCCAGAAAGGCCTTTGATCTTACCGCAGAAAATGGCAGGTACAGCGTCTTTGACCGATACTATGACTTTTGCAGTCTGCGACGTGCTCACAATTTCGATGTTGCTCCCGGTTTTGGGGTCGCAGCTTGCCCTGCCACCCTGATCCACCAGCCACTTTTGCTGCCTCAGCATGTCAGGCTGGTTGCTGCCGCCAACTGTGTTGTTCATGCTTCCTGAGGACTCAGGGCCCTTGTGTGGGGCACAAGATTTCAGAATTGTAGGGCTTTTGTCACTAAAATGACCGACTCGCTCATTCAGCGAGCCAACCAAACGGGCCCTGTCTGCGTGTGGGTCTGGCTTGCTCGTTTTTCTTTGGGAAGGGACTGAGAGATCTAAAATGCCATCTTCCCGAGAGGATGGCGGCGGTGGAGGGCTCATCTCATTCCTCTTTATTACCGGCATAGTCTTCAAGGACAGATCCAGGGCTTCGTTTTCGTTGCCCATTTTAATGACCGTGTGACGATTGAACTGGGAAAATTCTCTCTTCTGGGTGAAATCGAAAAAATTTAACTCGTCTTTTTCCAGAGTGGTTTGGGTTCCTTTGCAGACACTGTGCTTATGTGTGGTGGGCTTGGCCATGTCAGCAGTTCCTTTGGATTCCCCATGATGGGGCACGGGGATTGGTATCGGGATAGGAACGGGCAGAGGAACTGGAAGTGGAACAATCACAGGATATGGGACCAGGAGGGTTGCTGGTGGCACTAGTGGAGACAAAAGCGAGCCAAAGGGTTGAGGTGGaacagaatgaagattagcggaGATGTAATCTGGTGTGGTTTGACAAGGTGATGAACCAATGGGTCCCTGCGAAGGAAACAAGTCCTGAAGAACTGCGGCAAAACCAGGTGTCTGAAAAACGGATGGAAACACAGGATCCTGTGTCTGATTCGAAGGCTTTTGATCCAAGAGTTGAGGCTGTCCAACTGCGGCAGAAGGGCCTGGAAAGAGATGGCTCTGGATGGAACTTGCTGTGCTTGAAGTGCTTTGAGGTAACCCTAAGGGGGGATTTAAATGCTGGAACACGTGTTGCTCTAGAAGAACGGGTAACGGAACTGGGCCTTGTGTGGTCATCACATAGGGTATGTTATTGGAGTTTAAGGGCGATGCCGTACTTCCTGCAACCTGCAAGTGAATTGGCAGGACGACGGGGCTGTCGCCTAAGCAAATTGGCTGAAGCAAGGTGGCGGCCACTTTCAGGGCCACACCGCTTTGGGATTCGGCGGGCGGAGTTAAAATAGAAGGGGCGGGGACAGTCACCAGGGGTGAAAGTGCTTTTTTCATCAAACCTGTGGAGTTGATATTCCATGCTTCGGCCGTTATTAGTTGAGTGACTCCATTTTCGAGCTTATTATTGCCAAGAGTTGAGGAAGGGCTGGTAACATCCATCTGCAAGCCTTGGGTATCTTTGTACAGTTCCTCCATTTTATTTGCCTTCTGAGACTCAAGAGTGATAAAATTTACACCGCTGTCACCAGAATCCACATTTTGGTAGGGCTCCCAAAGACATCTGCATCGTCATAAATCAAGCCTGAAAAACAGAAACATAAGGATCACATAAATGTGCTTGGCATATTTGTAACAAATTTGTGTTTTAAAGACATAGAAATAGGAATTCAAACATTACTAGTGTCCAATGGTGTAGTGAAGGAAGGAAGCAGTCAACCTCACTGCGCCgtatccgccccccccccctcccatgtatCTCTTCAAAATCGGCAGCATCAAGTAGCATCTCCCAGGTGCTGCTCGCATCGgcttcagctctccctctgattagttaccagatttttcatttggaaaatccagaccccccctagaccagtccccaggcccgcccagttccacccattcccgCTGTCATGCCacagccgccccccccccccccactgcttgcTCTTGTTG
Coding sequences:
- the RAI2 gene encoding retinoic acid-induced protein 2, which produces MEELYKDTQGLQMDVTSPSSTLGNNKLENGVTQLITAEAWNINSTGLMKKALSPLVTVPAPSILTPPAESQSGVALKVAATLLQPICLGDSPVVLPIHLQVAGSTASPLNSNNIPYVMTTQGPVPLPVLLEQHVFQHLNPPLGLPQSTSSTASSIQSHLFPGPSAAVGQPQLLDQKPSNQTQDPVFPSVFQTPGFAAVLQDLFPSQGPIGSSPCQTTPDYISANLHSVPPQPFGSLLSPLVPPATLLVPYPVIVPLPVPLPVPIPIPIPVPHHGESKGTADMAKPTTHKHSVCKGTQTTLEKDELNFFDFTQKREFSQFNRHTVIKMGNENEALDLSLKTMPVIKRNEMSPPPPPSSREDGILDLSVPSQRKTSKPDPHADRARLVGSLNERVGHFSDKSPTILKSCAPHKGPESSGSMNNTVGGSNQPDMLRQQKWLVDQGGRASCDPKTGSNIEIVSTSQTAKVIVSVKDAVPAIFCGKIKGLSGVSTKNFSFKRDLPPDSVLQRYDAKSQPESRENGDVLRKPIKSRSVKLKKMNSQEIHILPIKKQRLAAFFPRK